The genomic window GGAAAAAAGGGCCGAGGCCGCTCACCTGCAGCGCCCGGTCGAGGCCGACCCGGCTCTTGCCGGTCGCCACCGCCAGCATGAAGCCGTCCTCGGCGAGTTCGGCGATCAGCTCGCCGGCACCGGCGAACAGCGTCAGCTCGTGGTCGCGGGAAAGATAGTGGTACCGATAGCGCTCCACCATCTGCGGATAGCGCGCCTCCGGCAGGTCGGGCACCGCGTGGCGCAGCGCATCGCCGAGCCCCAGCCCGATGACATGGCGCGCCCGCTCGTCGCTCGGCGGCTCGATGCCGAGGTCGCCGGCCGCCGCCTGGATGGCGGCGACGATCGCCGCCGCCGAGTCCATCAGCGTGCCGTCCCAGTCGAAAACCAGCAGCTCAAAACGCTTCGCCATAATCCTTCTCTTCCGTCGCCGTCAGGTGCGTGAGGAACGCCGCCAGCGCCTCCGGCAGCGGCGCTTCGAGCGCCACGCGCTCGTCCTTCAGCGGATGGGGGAAATCCATCTGCCACGCATGCAGGAACATCCGCTTCAGCCCCTCCCGCTGCAGCGACTTGTTCAGCGCAAAGTCACCGTATTTCTCGTCGCCGGCGATCGGAAAGCCGAGGTGCGCCAGATGCACGCGGATCTGGTGGGTGCGTCCGGTCTTGAGTTGGGCTTCGAGCAGGCTGAAGCGTTCCCAGCGGGCAAGCAGGCGAAACACGGTGTGCGAAAACTTGCCGTCCTCGGCAACGCGGACGCGGCGCTCGCCGTTGTCCAGCAGGTACTTGTAGAGCGGCAGCCGGACATCGCGCTTCTTCTCCAGCCAGCGGCCGGCGACCAGCACCAGGTAGCGCTTGTCGGCCTGCCGCCCGCCCTCGCGGAACATGTCGTGCAGCGCGGTCAGCGCCGAACGCTTCTTGCCGACGAGCAGGATGCCGGAGGTCTCACGGTCGAGCCGGTGCGCCAGTTCGAGGAACTTCGCCTGCGGCCGCTGCCGCCGCAGCGCCTCGATGACGCCGAAGGAGACGCCGCTGCCGCCGTGCACGGCGATCCCTGCCGGCTTGTTTACCGCCAGCAGCGCGTCGTCCTCGAACAGGATCGGCAAATCCGAACGCATCATGGCGCCGGCATCGGCCTCGTCCTTCTTCTCGGCGATGCGCAGCGGCGGCAGGCGCAGCTCGTCGCCGCGCTGCAGGCGGTACGAGGCTTCGGCGCGCTTCTTGTTCACCCGCACCTCGCCGCTCCTGAGGATGCGGTAGACGTGGCTTTTGGGGACCCCCTTGCAGACGCGCAGGAGATAGTTGTCGAGGCGCTGGCCGGCCTCTTCGTCGCTGATCAGGGCCCGGGTGACGGAGTTTTTGCTTATATCGGGCATTTTTAATATACTGGCCGGGATTTGCGTCTCGGACTGAAAGAGACGCTGACCCGTGAGACCGTCGAGCCGCGCCATCCCTGCGGCAGTTTTCCGGCAGGCCTCAGTCGCCTCGCTTGCGCCAACCTGCGCAAGATCATCCAACGCAAATCCTGGTTAAGTTCGCTCACCAAAAGTAGCGATACTACTTGATTTGCGCGTGCCCGGCACGGACGGATCACCCCGAGCAGATTCCCCGGCCACGGTTTTTCGTGGCCAGAAGAACAGAAACATCCAGCGATTTCGCACCTTTAGTTGCCAACCCGGAGAGCCATGGAGCGCCCCACCCACAACTAAACCTGCCGCTGCCTGCTTGCGGGAGCTCCGGCCGCGCCTACGCGCGGGAGCCCAAGCATCATGAAACGCATGCTCTTCAATGCGACACAAGCCGAGGAACTCCGTGTCGCCATTGTCGACGGTCAGAAACTGATCGATCTCGACATTGAATCGGCCTCGAAGGAACAACGCAAAAGCAACATCTACAAGGGTGTCATCACCCGCGTGGAACCCAGCCTGGAAGCGGCTTTCGTCAATTACGGCGAAGAGCGCCACGGCTTCCTGCCGTTCAAGGAAATCTCCCGCGCCTACTTCCAGGGCAATGTCGAGCCGTCCAAGGCGCGCATCCAGGACGTCATCAAGGAAGGCCAGGAGCTGATCGTCCAGGTCGAGAAGGACGAGCGCGGCAACAAGGGTGCCGCGCTGACGACCTTCATCAGCCTCGCCGGCCGCTATCTGGTGCTGATGCCGAACAACCCGCGCGGCGGCGGCGTCTCGCGCCGCGTCGAGGGCGAGGAGCGCAACGAGCTGCGCGAGATCATGGACCAGCTGCAGGTGCCGTCGGGGATGAGCCTGATCGCGCGCACCGCGGCGATCGGCCGCAGCGCCGAGGAACTGCAGTGGGACCTCAACTACCTGCTGCAGCTGTGGAGCGCGATCGAGGGCGCCGCCGGCCAGCAGTCCGGCCCCTTCCTGATCTACCTGGAAGGCAGCCTGGTCATCCGCGCCATCCGCGACTACTTTCAGCCGGACATCGGCGAGATCCTGATCGACACCGACGATGTCTTCGAGCAGGCCCGCGCCTTCATGGGCACGGTAATGCCGGGCAACATCAACCGCGTCAAGCGCTACCGCGACGACGTGCCGCTGTTCTCGCGCTTCCAGATCGAACACCAGATCGAGTCGGCCTACTCGCGCCAGGTCAACCTGCCGTCGGGCGGTGCCGTCGTCATCGACCACACCGAGGCGCTCGTCGCCTGCGACGTCAACTCCGGCCGCGCGACGCGCGGCGCCGACATCGAGGAAACCGCGTTCAAGACCAACTGCGAAGCGGCCGACGAGATCGCCCGCCAGCTGCGCCTGCGCGACCTCGGCGGCCTGATCGTGATCGACTTCATCGACATGGAGAGCAGCAAGAACCAGCGCGAGGTCGAGAACCGCCTGCGCGACGCGCTGCGCCACGACCGCGCCCGCGTGCAGATGGGCAAGATCAGCCGCTTTGGCCTGATGGAACTGTCGCGCCAGCGCCTGCGCCCGGCGCTCGCCGAGACCAGCTACATCACCTGCCCGCGCTGCACCGGTACCGGCCATATCCGCTCGACCGAATCGGCCGCGCTGCACATCCTGCGCATCCTCGAAGAGGAAGCGATGAAGGACAACACCGCCGCCGTGCACACGCAGGTGCCGGTCGACGTCGCCACCTTCCTGCTCAACGAGAAGCGCCCGGACATCGCGG from Azospira restricta includes these protein-coding regions:
- a CDS encoding HAD-IA family hydrolase — encoded protein: MAKRFELLVFDWDGTLMDSAAAIVAAIQAAAGDLGIEPPSDERARHVIGLGLGDALRHAVPDLPEARYPQMVERYRYHYLSRDHELTLFAGAGELIAELAEDGFMLAVATGKSRVGLDRALQVSGLGPFFHDSRCADECHSKPHPQMLEELMTAFAVAPERTLMIGDTTHDLQMARNAGVAALAVAYGAHPPEALDALEPLARLHAIEELRRWLKANA
- a CDS encoding RluA family pseudouridine synthase produces the protein MPDISKNSVTRALISDEEAGQRLDNYLLRVCKGVPKSHVYRILRSGEVRVNKKRAEASYRLQRGDELRLPPLRIAEKKDEADAGAMMRSDLPILFEDDALLAVNKPAGIAVHGGSGVSFGVIEALRRQRPQAKFLELAHRLDRETSGILLVGKKRSALTALHDMFREGGRQADKRYLVLVAGRWLEKKRDVRLPLYKYLLDNGERRVRVAEDGKFSHTVFRLLARWERFSLLEAQLKTGRTHQIRVHLAHLGFPIAGDEKYGDFALNKSLQREGLKRMFLHAWQMDFPHPLKDERVALEAPLPEALAAFLTHLTATEEKDYGEAF